From the Calliopsis andreniformis isolate RMS-2024a chromosome 4, iyCalAndr_principal, whole genome shotgun sequence genome, one window contains:
- the Nocte gene encoding no circadian temperature entrainment isoform X4, with product MSTLSGLVSKGEKGKSKFQSLDINNLYRVSRGESLEQHQQKNTLPRKHGMQSLGKVPSARRPPANLPSLKSEHSSSDPAVSLVPSGGSGWATTKDSTTTTVTTTTATTTTTPETVTSNSSVAQCATGTAVTSHHPLLPGQQNISQAPYSSDVSNKSSWSAIMSRSGDGTVPGGPQPSQQQQSANRELNAQYGPGPSLRPQTEGSWIQGGSRTTSGTGLGTAGAGTGTTSGVQGPPLNITGSGGHADVSGGGRQNLVQSPNLGMAQGGPHNSSTNQSALNSAPHQAGPNLHHYRGLIPPFMYRGNFSGGFPSQFPSNAGPGGPRPPRFNYSSERFPPPPAPRQQERERLPEEEIITRPIIKEEDLTRMDDISRDAGWAAHDDIDYNQKLSFSDEEPDPEPSKKDEKKDNKDEKIEENVTEDKDKTRDNRDSHDNRDSKEPRDQTNHRPWSQSSLPRDYRGSNGSGGYSGQSQLHPVHPLRGVEDDESWHEKRRVKVEVAFIAERARQRKEEEEKRYQESIRQANKKLQDLEQKMKEKQANKYKEEERSQTNESKGLINVPPVPIPVPDWERERENRDRERSCTVSSEGKDDKFLNRESRDNRDGPKDTRDVRDQLMPDFRLNERQNFIRQQDPVRSDRDRERERERERERERERERERERERERERERERDRDRDRDRDRDRDRDRERDRDQRDTRDREHLPFSRHFHNNLPPRFQKQQAERSNTAFNRISPSNERSSTQVVPFSQQYDPGRWLHTHSSLIDNSLKPSHGTPSQRRSRTDSDISTSMDDDRPPSRDYRGSLFREDRYRHPPHRPYDSRKPGGYDEFSRNYRDHEYEDRHSRDSWERERYFDDNKDRDLKDNLESRDNRSDNRANRDSRDARENRDRDNKDKKDYDNYLKDSFEDRERDRERDRDRDRDRDRDRDRDRDRDRDRDRDRDRDRDRDRDRDRDRDRERERERERERERERERERERERERERERERERERERDRERDREQRERSECTEWREERIVVDRSLDNRRDTQKEERMERNERPQRPDSRDSRTSRESKTSLREDEPHKLRDCSSWVNEVIDYEDNKRDVYLEDARERERERERRQPPGPVTKERIEADELKSEKRNLTQLKRTISEQDKKDQMKEMSAETKKEMDIWNRKMERVNENNRITERSDNLPKAWADEVSPTFEKEEEKSTDSMKIDKDTDDLKQNFDKLSLDKREDSLNEDEAEQQVKEEKREKGIRNRTSSGSSNSRIRDSRGGRQWGGTYNVFTRGWRGQESRGRRGGPRAAGRPASARSGSYGHTDSENSADEISGSTESGKEEKKSSRLSKPSQKAEKEERNREVSGREEKRADYPQTQTQRTDKRSYEGKSSREGFAPSGEPSRRGRGSSFRIRGAAGTSSRMEGYGPPSSKSPFSSERSIDEKQNTATRQNPSTPTPDKEPNPLVLSHIESTDDKIIAKQQALTAGITGKRAKSPNQQSQQQAQQLCNKQDLNHMVNNVPTSQKVQARKEESRSKRTRSGSRRGRDNRESRYRGSSSNVSKQASSDVGNDDWETTSENSEEHVEEHKESRSGRNKQFSTRAISAGNQNAVGSNVHSRRNEQPGNSREQREKNVKSSSAASRAPGAEKRNLQNSSFTNQKSHSTSISSLTQITQVQNGRSTRSHASGSNSTVLSKSSTKESTVNRIDEIKLSDPNLVTQALNDVSKKSQVKEKKTSMDCEIETNNCTEDGSNVSEDKVDSDGFQEVRSKKNVKESRHGQKEEVKPVKREKEKDRERDRSKTKTNGGSQTSLQQVQNIPPLLSQTIPQPANMLQKQYSRPSGSQRLAPRFQKQRLANKQQQQQMCTSEPTDPNKPNNSNSSYNKDSSSGPAPPPSVNAWDKPFTTSQLRSNSPSSVPNEIQLMSGLPAQNDHSHIHGHEGVEQTNSGNSSQRNSPNGEKSGKNMKEQLIEKNSVTDVSSPPVQTLIFENTNYSKTTKANPSDLTVKTKFPNHIKSQQRVEKRGDLEEEGNAASIQQQPQQQQQQQQQQQQQQQSLPVAFSNKPNDLIKDKNQEPIQMPLSFNKNEDNADMKLDFTFDSDLSQLTDDKNKTLGMTRSMHIATGQNTISPSTAELNLKIASVKKVWENAPPMPTVVEHEDGNVVSSTNTFPQAFESADVDDSYSPHQQYNQNNMKSEITTSTNVCKVKPQQQSSGSSSGQSGSTVPGPSPIGAGQSPIGHPPVSLQGPLSPPPFNSTGQPSHINYQEFPQYPGSQAAQYGSMSAIPSPPAVLFNTGSGQLPAQAGGLYGAFQLDQSRSPFTQYPPYGPSLQNSFSQQNVYLQQPPPPPHAPNAPTPDMYQSNLSQYRITAAAAPPFGQNQQLSNNPNTVLISSSSNSLMSASVKPSSQPIGAIGTKAPHFQAPSAPQPNTLTYIPYDPNQVLGVSGSYMGNSQLVQRPGPNVQASANSYYSATSADVFPGSQTGFYQPGGATQQTGTHYGLQGFGQHSQSLATGSATPVGLQNFSSGFLSSSGLQIAAAAAAQQFRNPTGGLPGPGNAGPTFLSKHQPQEQPRQLKSPSGNQQDVLASVFSSTPQIPSPKSRNCKQQTSSQQPQPSPTQHHKYQQYQGVSQSALVLQQNVRGMGMPPRAGIQPSQQRYPPPIQRPVVPFTPGPNPNNPTQQQPNCMPSQQQQQQQQQQQQPQTQMNRHRPNLHQQQQQQQQQRNIKLQQQYYSAQGNVKMDTSEKSDSHGDKITDNGSSAQQGSTKPNVNSQDNDNKEEVNQQNE from the exons ATGTCTACTCTGTCAGGGCTCGTGTCGAAGGGGGAGAAAGGAAAATCCAAGTTTCAATCATTAGACATCAATAACTTGTACCGGGTGAGTAGG GGAGAATCTTTGGAACAGCATCAACAAAAAAACACATTACCACGTAAACATGGAATGCAAAGTCTTGGAAAGGTGCCTTCGGCGCGGCGACCTCCTGCTAACCTGCCTAGTTTGAAAAGTGAACACAGTAGCAGCGATCCAGCTGTTAGCCTTGTACCAAGTGGAGGAAGCGGTTGGGCTACTACAAAAGATTCAACAACAACAACTGTTACTACAACTACAgctacaacaacaacaacaccaGAAACAGTTACT TCAAATTCTTCAGTGGCACAATGTGCAACTGGAACTGCTGTAACATCTCATCATCCATTACTACCAGGACAACAAAACATTTCACAAGCTCCATACTCTTCCGATGTAAGCAACAAATCATCATGGAGTGCGATAATGAGCAGATCTGGAGATG GCACTGTGCCAGGAGGCCCACAACCATCGCAACAACAACAGTCAGCCAATCGGGAGTTAAATGCGCAATACGGACCTGGACCAAGTTTAAGACCCCAAA CGGAAGGAAGTTGGATACAAGGCGGAAGTCGAACAACCAGTGGTACAGGATTGGGAACAGCTGGTGCCGGGACTGGGACCACTTCGGGAGTCCAGGGCCCCCCACTGAACATTACCGGATCAGGAGGACATGCCGACGTATCTGGCGGCGGACGACAGAACTTGGTCCAGTCTCCCAACTTGGGCATGGCCCAGGGAGGCCCTCATAATTCATCAACTAATCAAAGTGCTTTAAATTCTGCACCTCATCAAGCTGGTCCAAATCTACATCATTATAGAGGACTTATTCCTCCATTT ATGTACAGAGGAAACTTTTCTGGTGGGTTTCCTTCGCAGTTTCCATCAAATGCGGGTCCTGGTGGACCCCGACCTCCTCGGTTTAATTACTCGTCGGAGCGGTTCCCTCCTCCACCAGCTCCTCGTCAACAAGAACGTGAGCGCCTTCCTGAGGAAGAAATCATTACTCGACCTATCATCAAAGAAGAAGATCTTACGCGAATGGATGACATTTCTCGCGATGCCGGCTGGGCAGCACATGACGATATCGATTACAATCAAAAGCTGTCTTTTAGCGATGAGGAACccgatcctgaaccttcaaagaAAGATGAGAAGAAAGATAATAAAGACGAGAAAATTGAAGAAAACGTAACCGAAGATAAAGACAAAACCAGAGATAATCGTGATAGTCACGATAATCGAGATTCTAAAGAACCTCGTGATCAAACAAATCATCGGCCGTGGTCCCAAAGTTCCTTGCCTCGTGATTATCGCGGATCGAATGGATCTGGTGGTTACAGCGGCCAATCTCAATTGCATCCAGTACATCCTTTGAGAG gCGTAGAAGACGATGAAAGCTGGCATGAGAAACGCAGAGTAAAGGTAGAAGTTGCGTTTATTGCCGAACGTGCTCGGCAACGCAAAGAGGAGGAAGAAAAACGGTACCAGGAATCAATTAGACAGgcaaataaaaaattacaagatttggaacaaaaaatgaaagagAAACAGGCTAACAAGTACAAAGAAGAGGAGCGTAGCCAAACAAATGAATCGAAAGGCTTAATAAACGTTCCTCCTGTACCTATTCCAGTTCCCGACTGGGAACGCGAAAGGGAGAACAGAGATCGAGAGCGATCTTGCACCGTATCTTCTGAAGGGAAAGATGACAAATTCCTAAATCGCGAATCACGTGATAATAGAGATGGCCCAAAGGATACTAGAGATGTTCGCGATCAATTAATGCCAGATTTCAGATTGAATGAACGACAAAATTTCATAAGACAACAGGATCCTGTGCGTAGTGACCGCGACCGTGAACGAGAACGGGAGCGGGAACGGGAAAGAGAACGGGAAAGAGAACGAGAACGGGAACGAGAACGAGAACGGGAGCGAGAACGAGAACGTGATCGCGATCGTGATCGTGATCGTGATCGTGATCGCGATCGAGATCGTGAGCGTGACCGTGATCAAAGAGACACAAGGGATCGTGAACATTTGCCGTTCTCTCGTCATTTTCATAACAATTTACCTCCTCGATTCCAGAAGCAACAGGCTGAGAGAAGCAATACAGCATTCAATCGTATTTCACCTAGTAACGAGAGGTCATCCACCCAGGTTGTTCCATTCTCCCAACAGTACGATCCTGGTAGATGGCTTCACACTCACAGTTCTTTAA TAGATAATAGTTTGAAACCATCTCATGGTACTCCATCGCAACGCCGGAGTAGAACAGATTCAGACATATCTACTTCTATGGACGACGATCGACCTCCTTCACGAGATTATCGTGGATCGTTGTTTCGAGAGGACCGTTATCGCCATCCTCCGCACCGACCTTACGATTCTCGCAAACCAGGCGGTTACGATGAATTCAGTCGCAACTACAGAGATCACGAGTACGAAGATAGACATTCTCGTGATTCTTGGGAACGCGAAAGATACTTTGATGATAACAAAGATCGGGATTTGAAAGATAATTTAGAATCAAGAGACAACAGATCCGATAATCGAGCTAACAGGGATAGCCGAGACGCGAGGGAAAATCGAGATAGGGATAATAAGGATAAGAAGGACTATGACAATTATTTGAAG GATTCCTTCGAGGACCGTGAACGCGATCGAGAACGTGACAGGGATCGTGACCGTGACCGTGACCGTGACCGTGATCGTGATCGTGATCGTGACCGCGATCGTGACCGTGACCGCGATCGTGACCGTGACCGCGACCGTGACCGCGACCGTGACCGCGACCGTGAACGCGAACGAGAACGTGAACGCGAGCGTGAACGTGAGCGCGAACGCGAGCGGGAGCGGGAGCGTGAACGAGAACGCGAACGAGAACGTGAACGTGAACGTGAACGCGACCGCGAACGAGACCGCGAACAAAGAGAAAGATCAGAGTGTACGGAATGGCGCGAAGAACGTATCGTAGTCGACAGGTCACTTGATAATCGTCGTGACACGCAGAAAGAAGAACGAATGGAGCGTAACGAACGCCCTCAAAGACCAGATTCTCGTGACAGTCGCACTTCTCGAGAATCGAAGACATCTCTGCGCGAAGATGAGCCACATAAGTTGCGCGATTGCAGTTCCTGGGTGAATGAAGTTATTGATTACGAGGATAATAAACGTGATGTGTATCTCGAAGATGCTcgtgaaagagaaagagaacggGAAAGAAGGCAGCCACCCGGACCGGTAACCAAAGAGAGAATTGAGGCAGATGAGTTAAAAAGCGAGAAACGTAATCTGACTCAGTTAAAACGAACGATATCTGAACAGGATAAAAAGGATCAAATGAAAGAAATGTCTGCGGAAACGAAGAAAGAAATGGATATATGGAATAGAAAAATGGAACGCGTGAACGAAAACAATAGAATAACAGAAAGAAGTGATAATTTACCGAAAGCATGGGCCGATGAGGTTTCTCCAACATTTGAAAAGGAAGAGGAGAAGAGTACTGATTCTATGAAAATTGATAAAGATACGGATGATTTAAAACAAAACTTTGACAAGCTAAGTTTAGATAAAAGAGAAGATAGTTTAAACGAAGATGAAGCGGAACAACAAGTGAAGGAAGAAAAGCGAGAGAAAGGTATTCGGAATAGGACCAGTAGCGGTagttcgaattctcgaattcgTGACTCTCGAGGAGGGCGACAGTGGGGTGGTACATATAATGTGTTCACTCGGGGTTGGCGTGGCCAAGAATCAAGAGGACGAAGGGGCGGGCCTAGAGCTGCAGGAAGGCCAGCATCCGCTAGAAGCGGTTCATACGGTCATACCGATTCCGAAAATAGTGCTGACGAGATTTCTGGTTCTACGGAATCTGGTAAAGAGGAAAAGAAATCATCTAGATTGTCAAAACCTAGTCAAAAAGCAGAAAAAGAAGAACGTAACCGTGAGGTATCTGGACGTGAAGAGAAACGAGCTGATTATCCTCAGACTCAAACTCAGCGTACCGACAAACGTTCTTACGAAGGTAAATCCAGCCGCGAGGGTTTTGCTCCTTCGGGTGAACCATCTCGTCGCGGTCGAGGAAGTAGCTTCCGAATTCGGGGCGCAGCTGGGACTAGCAGTCGTATGGAGGGATATGGACCGCCCTCCAGTAAAAGCCCTTTTTCCTCTGAGCGTAGTATCGATGAGAAGCAAAATACCGCAACAAGGCAGAATCCTTCAACCCCTACGCCCGATAAAGAACCAAACCCTCTAGTATTATCGCACATTGAATCTACTGATGATAAAATCATAGCCAAACAACAAGCTCTGACTGCTGGCATAACTGGAAAACGTGCCAAGTCCCCAAATCAACAATCTCAACAGCAAGCTCAACAATTGTGTAACAAACAAGACTTAAATCATATGGTTAATAATGTACCTACTTCTCAGAAGGTACAAGCTCGAAAAGAAGAATCTCGATCAAAGAGAACACGCAGTGGAAGTAGAAGG GGTAGGGACAATCGCGAGTCACGATATCGTGGAAGTAGCAGTAATGTGTCAAAACAAGCTTCTTCGGATGTGGGAAATGACGATTGGGAAACAACATCCGAAAACAGCGAAGAACACGTAGAGGAACATAAAGAGTCGCGTAGCGGTCGTAACAAACAGTTTTCCACGCGTGCTATTTCTGCTGGCAATCAGAATGCTGTAGGATCGAATGTACATTCTCGGAGAAACGAGCAGCCTGGGAATAGTCGTGAGCAACGTGAAAAAAATGTAAAGTCGTCCAGTGCGGCATCTCGGGCCCCTGGCGCGGAGAAGCGAAATTTACAAAATTCGAGTTTTACCAACCAGAAAAGTCATTCTACTAGTATCTCGTCGTTGACACAAATTACTCAAGTTCAAAATGGAAGATCGACGAGAAGCCATGCATCTGGAAGTAATTCAACAGTTTTAAGTAAATCGAGCACAAAGGAAAGCACGGTAAATCGTATAGACGAAATAAAGTTAAGTGATCCTAATTTGGTGACTCAAGCTCTTAACGATGTGAGTAAGAAGTCACaagtaaaagaaaaaaagacgTCAATGGATTGTGAaatagaaacaaataattgcaccgaAGATGGATCGAACGTTTCGGAAGATAAAGTAGATTCGGATGGTTTTCAAGAGGTTCGTTCGaagaaaaatgtgaaagaaTCTAGACATGGTCAAAAAGAAGAAGTGAAACCCGTGAAacgtgaaaaagaaaaagatagaGAGCGCGATCGTTCAAAAACGAAAACAAACGGTGGTTCGCAAACTTCTTTACAACAGGTACAAAATATACCGCCACTGCTGAGTCAGACTATTCCACAACCTGCAAATATGCTGCAAAAACAGTACAGTAGGCCATCAGGAAGTCAAAGGCTCGCTCCCAGATTCCAGAAACAACGGTTGGCTAAtaaacagcagcaacagcagatgTGTACGTCGGAACCAACCGATCCGAACAAACCGAATAACTCAAACAGTAGTTACAATAAAGATTCTTCAAGCGGTCCCGCACCTCCACCATCTGTCAATGCTTGGGATAAACCGTTTACGACCAGTCAACTACGGTCGAATTCTCCATCGTCCGTTCCTAACGAAATTCAGTTGATGTCTGGATTGCCCGCGCAAAATGATCATAGTCATATTCACGGTCATGAAGGTGTCGAGCAAACAAACTCGGGAAACAGTAGCCAGCGAAATTCACCAAACGGTGAAAAGTCTGGAAAGAATATGAAAGAACAGCTGATAGAAAAAAACTCTGTAACTGATGTTTCGTCACCGCCAGTACAGACATTGATTTTCGAGAATACAAATTATTCGAAAACTACCAAAGCTAATCCTTCTGATCTGACAGTGAAGACAAAATTTCCGAATCATATAAAAAGTCAACAACGAGTTGAGAAACGTGGTGATTTGGAAGAAGAAGGTAATGCTGCATCTATACAACAACAGccgcaacaacaacaacaacaacaacaacaacaacaacaacaacaacagagTCTCCCAGTCGCATTTTCAAATAAGCCAAACGATTTGATAAAGGATAAAAATCAAGAACCAATTCAAATGCCATTATCTTTCAATAAAAATGAAGATAACGCTGACATGAAGTTAGACTTCACCTTCGACTCGGATCTCTCACAGTTGACAGATGACAAGAACAAAACGTTAGGAATGACCCGATCTATGCATATTGCCACTGGTCAAAATACTATTTCACCTTCCACAGCAgaacttaatttaaaaatcgcATCGGTGAAGAAAGTTTGGGAAAATGCCCCTCCTATGCCGACAGTGGTCGAACATGAGGATGGCAACGTTGTCAGTAGCACTAATACTTTTCCCCAGGCGTTCGAAAGCGCGGATGTCGATGATAGTTACAGTCCTCATCAACAATATAATCAAAATAACATGAAAAGTGAAATAACCACATCTACGAATGTGTGCAAG GTGAAGCCGCAGCAACAGTCCTCGGGAAGTAGCAGCGGCCAATCTGGTTCGACTGTACCTGGACCAAGTCCTATTGGAGCTGGTCAAAGTCCCATTGGTCATCCTCCTGTTAGTCTTCAAGGACCTTTAAGTCCACCTCCGTTTAATTCCACTGGACAACCTTCCCACATTAATTATCAG GAGTTTCCTCAATATCCAGGCTCTCAAGCCGCGCAATACGGCAGTATGTCCGCTATACCTTCCCCACCCGCCGTGTTATTTAACACAGGTTCTGGCCAACTTCCAGCTCAAGCGGGAGGTCTTTACGGAGCCTTTCAATTAGATCAAAGTCGTTCACCTTTTACACAGTATCCACCATATGGACCCTCGCTTCAAAATTCATTCAGCCAACAGAACGTCTATTTGCAACAACCTCCTCCGCCACCACATGCGCCGAATGCACCAACGCCGGATATGTATCAAAGCAATTTGTCACAGTATCGCATA ACTGCAGCTGCTGCTCCACCATTTGGACAAAATCAACAACTTAGCAATAATCCAAACACGGTTCTCATTAGCTCCTCTTCAAATTCTTTGATGTCAGCAAGCGTAAAACCGTCTTCTCAACCTATTGGCGCTATAGGAACAAAAGCTCCGCATTTTCAAGCGCCGTCTGCTCCTCAACCAAACACA TTAACGTACATACCGTATGATCCAAATCAAGTATTGGGCGTGAGCGGCAGTTACATGGGAAATTCTCAATTGGTACAGAGACCTGGTCCAAACGTACAAGCGTCAGCTAATAGTTACTATAGCGCAACTTCGGCTG ATGTGTTCCCTGGCTCACAAACAGGTTTTTATCAACCAGGCGGTGCTACACAGCAGACTGGCACTCATTACGGATTACAAGGATTTGGTCAACATAGCCAAAGTTTGGCAACTGGTAGCGCTACCCCCGTTGGACTTCAAAACTTTAGTTCTGGCTTTCTATCCAGTTCCGGTTTGCAGATTGCTGCAGCTGCGGCAGCTCAGCAGTTTCGCAATCCAACAGGAGGACTTCCCGGACCAGGAAATGCAGGTCCCACTTTTTTAAGCAAACACCAGCCACAAGAACAGCCTAGACAGTTAAAGAGCCCTTCAGGAAATCAACAGGATGTTCTTGCATCAGTTTTCAGTTCAA CACCACAAATACCATCTCCCAAGTCAAGAAACTGTAAGCAGCAAACTTCGTCTCAACAGCCACAACCGAGTCCTACGCAACATCATAAATACCAACAGTATCAGGGCGTTAGTCAGTCTGCTCTG GTTTTACAGCAAAATGTACGCGGCATGGGTATGCCACCGCGCGCTGGTATCCAACCGTCGCAACAACGATATCCACCACCGATTCAGAGGCCGGTTGTCCCATTCACACCGGGCCCAAATCCAAACAATCCAACTCAACAGCAACCTAATTGTATGCCAtcgcaacaacaacagcagcaacagcagcaacagcaacagccacagacgCAAATGAATCGACACAGACCAAATTTACatcaacagcagcaacagcaacagcagcagcgcaACATAAAATTGCAACAACAATATTATTCTGCTCAAG GAAACGTCAAAATGGACACGAGTGAGAAATCAGATTCTCATGGTGACAAAATCACCGATAATGGCTCTAGTGCACAACAAGGAAGTACTAAACCAAACGTAAATTCCCAGGACAATGACAATAAGGAAGAAGTGAACCAACAAAATGAGTGA